From Ailuropoda melanoleuca isolate Jingjing chromosome 8, ASM200744v2, whole genome shotgun sequence, a single genomic window includes:
- the STIM1 gene encoding stromal interaction molecule 1 isoform X1, with protein sequence MGHTLLAAQVREALRKAEKELESHSSWCAPEALQKWLQLTHEVEVQYYHIKKQNAEKQLLVAKEGAEKIKKKRNTLFGTFHVAHSSSLDDVDHKILTAKQALSEVTAALRERLHRWQQIEILCGFQIVNNPGIHSLVAALNIDPSWMGSSRPNPAHFIMTDDVDDMDEEIVSPLSMQYAAWLMGRRFSDRSLCSASAGSDDQSLWKYPAPTLQCSVRQRLTEPQHGLGSQRLVEGEAGHFLTSRVSLRRMRSLPSGQSFSSEGHGTSSPSASAASSCSSATTTSSAITTPITTVDVHPVYYNHSTSYFLQMKPYPDPPPSDGSAVMPAHSESLGDLTLSDSESSLHMSDHQRMAPKPSQMVRAADEAPGAMTSNGSHRLIEGVHLGSLVEKLPDSPALAKKALLALNHGLDKAHSLMELSPSAPPGGSPPLDSSRSHSSSSPDPDTPSPVGDSRGLQASRNTRIPHLAGKKAVAEEDTGSIGEETDSSPGRKKFPLKIFKKPLKK encoded by the exons ATGGGTCACACCCTCTTGGCGGCACAGGTCCGGGAGGCCctgaggaaagcagagaaggaacTGGAATCACACAGCTCGTGGTGCGCTCCAGAGGCCCTTCAGAAGTGGCTGCAGCTGACACACGAGGTGGAGGTGCAGTACTATCACATCAAGAAGCAAAACGCCGAGAAGCAGCTGCTGGTGGCCAAGGAGGGG GCtgagaagataaaaaagaagagaaacacacTCTTTGGCACCTTCCACGTGGCCCACAGCTCTTCCCTGGATGACGTGGATCACAAAATCCTAACTGCGAA GCAAGCTCTGAGTGAGGTGACGGCAGCACTGCGGGAGCGCCTGCACCGCTGGCAGCAGATTGAGATCCTCTGCGGCTTCCAGATTGTCAACAACCCGGGCATCCACTCCCTGGTGGCTGCTCTCAACATCGACCCCAGCTGGATGGGCAGCTCGCGCCCCAACCCCGCCCACTTCATCATGACTGACGACGTGGACGACATGGATGAGGAGATTGTGTCACCCCTGTCCATGCAAT ATGCTGCCTGGCTGATGGGGCGTAGGTTCAGTGACCgctctctctgctcagcatcCGCCGGCTCGGATGACCAGTCCCTCTGGAAATACCCGG CTCCcaccctgcagtgcagtgtccggCAGCGCCTGACGGAGCCACAGCATGGCCTGGGATCTCAGAGGTTGGTAGAGGGCGAGGCTGGCCACTTCTTGACAAGCCGGGTCTCTCTGCGGCGAATGCGCAGCCTTCCGTCTGGACAGTCTTTCAGTTCTGAAGGCCACGGGACCagctctccatctgcctctgctgcttcttcctgctcctccgccaccaccacctcctccgcCATCACCACCCCCATCACCACCGTCGATGTCCACCCTGTTTATTACAACCACAGCACTTCCTATTTCCTCCAGATGAAGCCCTACCCCGACCCACCCCCTTCTGACGGCAGCGCTGTGATGCCTGCGCATTCAGAGAGCTTGGG GGATTTGACCCTTTCCGATTCGGAGTCCTCCCTCCACATGAGTGACCACCAGCGTATGGCCCCCAAGCCTTCTCAGATGGTCCGTGCTGCAGATGAGGCCCCCGGTGCCATGACTTCCAATGGCAGCCACCGGCTGATTGAGGGGGTCCACCTCGGGTCTTTGGTGGAGAAACTGCCTGACAGCCCTGCCCTGGCCAAGAAGGCACTCCTGGCGCTGAACCATGGGCTGGACAAGGCCCACAGCCTGATGGAGCTGAGCCCCTCAGCCCCACCTGGTGGCTCTCCACCTTTGGATTCTTCCCGTTCTCACAGCTCCAGTTCCCCAGACCCAGACACGCCATCTCCAGTTGGGGACAGCCGAGGCCTGCAGGCTAGCCGAAATACACGCATTCCCCATCTGGCTGGCAAGAAGGCTGTGGCTGAGGAGGATACTGGCTCCATTGGCGAGGAGACAGACTCCAGCCCAGGCCGGAAGAAGTTTCCCCTCAAAATCTTTAAGAAGCCTCTTAAGAAGTAG
- the STIM1 gene encoding stromal interaction molecule 1 isoform X4, translating to MGHTLLAAQVREALRKAEKELESHSSWCAPEALQKWLQLTHEVEVQYYHIKKQNAEKQLLVAKEGAEKIKKKRNTLFGTFHVAHSSSLDDVDHKILTAKQALSEVTAALRERLHRWQQIEILCGFQIVNNPGIHSLVAALNIDPSWMGSSRPNPAHFIMTDDVDDMDEEIVSPLSMQSPTLQCSVRQRLTEPQHGLGSQRDLTLSDSESSLHMSDHQRMAPKPSQMVRAADEAPGAMTSNGSHRLIEGVHLGSLVEKLPDSPALAKKALLALNHGLDKAHSLMELSPSAPPGGSPPLDSSRSHSSSSPDPDTPSPVGDSRGLQASRNTRIPHLAGKKAVAEEDTGSIGEETDSSPGRKKFPLKIFKKPLKK from the exons ATGGGTCACACCCTCTTGGCGGCACAGGTCCGGGAGGCCctgaggaaagcagagaaggaacTGGAATCACACAGCTCGTGGTGCGCTCCAGAGGCCCTTCAGAAGTGGCTGCAGCTGACACACGAGGTGGAGGTGCAGTACTATCACATCAAGAAGCAAAACGCCGAGAAGCAGCTGCTGGTGGCCAAGGAGGGG GCtgagaagataaaaaagaagagaaacacacTCTTTGGCACCTTCCACGTGGCCCACAGCTCTTCCCTGGATGACGTGGATCACAAAATCCTAACTGCGAA GCAAGCTCTGAGTGAGGTGACGGCAGCACTGCGGGAGCGCCTGCACCGCTGGCAGCAGATTGAGATCCTCTGCGGCTTCCAGATTGTCAACAACCCGGGCATCCACTCCCTGGTGGCTGCTCTCAACATCGACCCCAGCTGGATGGGCAGCTCGCGCCCCAACCCCGCCCACTTCATCATGACTGACGACGTGGACGACATGGATGAGGAGATTGTGTCACCCCTGTCCATGCAAT CTCCcaccctgcagtgcagtgtccggCAGCGCCTGACGGAGCCACAGCATGGCCTGGGATCTCAGAG GGATTTGACCCTTTCCGATTCGGAGTCCTCCCTCCACATGAGTGACCACCAGCGTATGGCCCCCAAGCCTTCTCAGATGGTCCGTGCTGCAGATGAGGCCCCCGGTGCCATGACTTCCAATGGCAGCCACCGGCTGATTGAGGGGGTCCACCTCGGGTCTTTGGTGGAGAAACTGCCTGACAGCCCTGCCCTGGCCAAGAAGGCACTCCTGGCGCTGAACCATGGGCTGGACAAGGCCCACAGCCTGATGGAGCTGAGCCCCTCAGCCCCACCTGGTGGCTCTCCACCTTTGGATTCTTCCCGTTCTCACAGCTCCAGTTCCCCAGACCCAGACACGCCATCTCCAGTTGGGGACAGCCGAGGCCTGCAGGCTAGCCGAAATACACGCATTCCCCATCTGGCTGGCAAGAAGGCTGTGGCTGAGGAGGATACTGGCTCCATTGGCGAGGAGACAGACTCCAGCCCAGGCCGGAAGAAGTTTCCCCTCAAAATCTTTAAGAAGCCTCTTAAGAAGTAG
- the STIM1 gene encoding stromal interaction molecule 1 isoform X2 encodes MGHTLLAAQVREALRKAEKELESHSSWCAPEALQKWLQLTHEVEVQYYHIKKQNAEKQLLVAKEGAEKIKKKRNTLFGTFHVAHSSSLDDVDHKILTAKQALSEVTAALRERLHRWQQIEILCGFQIVNNPGIHSLVAALNIDPSWMGSSRPNPAHFIMTDDVDDMDEEIVSPLSMQSPTLQCSVRQRLTEPQHGLGSQRLVEGEAGHFLTSRVSLRRMRSLPSGQSFSSEGHGTSSPSASAASSCSSATTTSSAITTPITTVDVHPVYYNHSTSYFLQMKPYPDPPPSDGSAVMPAHSESLGDLTLSDSESSLHMSDHQRMAPKPSQMVRAADEAPGAMTSNGSHRLIEGVHLGSLVEKLPDSPALAKKALLALNHGLDKAHSLMELSPSAPPGGSPPLDSSRSHSSSSPDPDTPSPVGDSRGLQASRNTRIPHLAGKKAVAEEDTGSIGEETDSSPGRKKFPLKIFKKPLKK; translated from the exons ATGGGTCACACCCTCTTGGCGGCACAGGTCCGGGAGGCCctgaggaaagcagagaaggaacTGGAATCACACAGCTCGTGGTGCGCTCCAGAGGCCCTTCAGAAGTGGCTGCAGCTGACACACGAGGTGGAGGTGCAGTACTATCACATCAAGAAGCAAAACGCCGAGAAGCAGCTGCTGGTGGCCAAGGAGGGG GCtgagaagataaaaaagaagagaaacacacTCTTTGGCACCTTCCACGTGGCCCACAGCTCTTCCCTGGATGACGTGGATCACAAAATCCTAACTGCGAA GCAAGCTCTGAGTGAGGTGACGGCAGCACTGCGGGAGCGCCTGCACCGCTGGCAGCAGATTGAGATCCTCTGCGGCTTCCAGATTGTCAACAACCCGGGCATCCACTCCCTGGTGGCTGCTCTCAACATCGACCCCAGCTGGATGGGCAGCTCGCGCCCCAACCCCGCCCACTTCATCATGACTGACGACGTGGACGACATGGATGAGGAGATTGTGTCACCCCTGTCCATGCAAT CTCCcaccctgcagtgcagtgtccggCAGCGCCTGACGGAGCCACAGCATGGCCTGGGATCTCAGAGGTTGGTAGAGGGCGAGGCTGGCCACTTCTTGACAAGCCGGGTCTCTCTGCGGCGAATGCGCAGCCTTCCGTCTGGACAGTCTTTCAGTTCTGAAGGCCACGGGACCagctctccatctgcctctgctgcttcttcctgctcctccgccaccaccacctcctccgcCATCACCACCCCCATCACCACCGTCGATGTCCACCCTGTTTATTACAACCACAGCACTTCCTATTTCCTCCAGATGAAGCCCTACCCCGACCCACCCCCTTCTGACGGCAGCGCTGTGATGCCTGCGCATTCAGAGAGCTTGGG GGATTTGACCCTTTCCGATTCGGAGTCCTCCCTCCACATGAGTGACCACCAGCGTATGGCCCCCAAGCCTTCTCAGATGGTCCGTGCTGCAGATGAGGCCCCCGGTGCCATGACTTCCAATGGCAGCCACCGGCTGATTGAGGGGGTCCACCTCGGGTCTTTGGTGGAGAAACTGCCTGACAGCCCTGCCCTGGCCAAGAAGGCACTCCTGGCGCTGAACCATGGGCTGGACAAGGCCCACAGCCTGATGGAGCTGAGCCCCTCAGCCCCACCTGGTGGCTCTCCACCTTTGGATTCTTCCCGTTCTCACAGCTCCAGTTCCCCAGACCCAGACACGCCATCTCCAGTTGGGGACAGCCGAGGCCTGCAGGCTAGCCGAAATACACGCATTCCCCATCTGGCTGGCAAGAAGGCTGTGGCTGAGGAGGATACTGGCTCCATTGGCGAGGAGACAGACTCCAGCCCAGGCCGGAAGAAGTTTCCCCTCAAAATCTTTAAGAAGCCTCTTAAGAAGTAG
- the STIM1 gene encoding stromal interaction molecule 1 isoform X3 encodes MGHTLLAAQVREALRKAEKELESHSSWCAPEALQKWLQLTHEVEVQYYHIKKQNAEKQLLVAKEGAEKIKKKRNTLFGTFHVAHSSSLDDVDHKILTAKQALSEVTAALRERLHRWQQIEILCGFQIVNNPGIHSLVAALNIDPSWMGSSRPNPAHFIMTDDVDDMDEEIVSPLSMQYAAWLMGRRFSDRSLCSASAGSDDQSLWKYPAPTLQCSVRQRLTEPQHGLGSQRDLTLSDSESSLHMSDHQRMAPKPSQMVRAADEAPGAMTSNGSHRLIEGVHLGSLVEKLPDSPALAKKALLALNHGLDKAHSLMELSPSAPPGGSPPLDSSRSHSSSSPDPDTPSPVGDSRGLQASRNTRIPHLAGKKAVAEEDTGSIGEETDSSPGRKKFPLKIFKKPLKK; translated from the exons ATGGGTCACACCCTCTTGGCGGCACAGGTCCGGGAGGCCctgaggaaagcagagaaggaacTGGAATCACACAGCTCGTGGTGCGCTCCAGAGGCCCTTCAGAAGTGGCTGCAGCTGACACACGAGGTGGAGGTGCAGTACTATCACATCAAGAAGCAAAACGCCGAGAAGCAGCTGCTGGTGGCCAAGGAGGGG GCtgagaagataaaaaagaagagaaacacacTCTTTGGCACCTTCCACGTGGCCCACAGCTCTTCCCTGGATGACGTGGATCACAAAATCCTAACTGCGAA GCAAGCTCTGAGTGAGGTGACGGCAGCACTGCGGGAGCGCCTGCACCGCTGGCAGCAGATTGAGATCCTCTGCGGCTTCCAGATTGTCAACAACCCGGGCATCCACTCCCTGGTGGCTGCTCTCAACATCGACCCCAGCTGGATGGGCAGCTCGCGCCCCAACCCCGCCCACTTCATCATGACTGACGACGTGGACGACATGGATGAGGAGATTGTGTCACCCCTGTCCATGCAAT ATGCTGCCTGGCTGATGGGGCGTAGGTTCAGTGACCgctctctctgctcagcatcCGCCGGCTCGGATGACCAGTCCCTCTGGAAATACCCGG CTCCcaccctgcagtgcagtgtccggCAGCGCCTGACGGAGCCACAGCATGGCCTGGGATCTCAGAG GGATTTGACCCTTTCCGATTCGGAGTCCTCCCTCCACATGAGTGACCACCAGCGTATGGCCCCCAAGCCTTCTCAGATGGTCCGTGCTGCAGATGAGGCCCCCGGTGCCATGACTTCCAATGGCAGCCACCGGCTGATTGAGGGGGTCCACCTCGGGTCTTTGGTGGAGAAACTGCCTGACAGCCCTGCCCTGGCCAAGAAGGCACTCCTGGCGCTGAACCATGGGCTGGACAAGGCCCACAGCCTGATGGAGCTGAGCCCCTCAGCCCCACCTGGTGGCTCTCCACCTTTGGATTCTTCCCGTTCTCACAGCTCCAGTTCCCCAGACCCAGACACGCCATCTCCAGTTGGGGACAGCCGAGGCCTGCAGGCTAGCCGAAATACACGCATTCCCCATCTGGCTGGCAAGAAGGCTGTGGCTGAGGAGGATACTGGCTCCATTGGCGAGGAGACAGACTCCAGCCCAGGCCGGAAGAAGTTTCCCCTCAAAATCTTTAAGAAGCCTCTTAAGAAGTAG